The Aquipuribacter hungaricus genome segment CGCGGACCAGCCCGCCGTCCACCTCCAGCCGCACCGCGTGGGCAGGGTCGACGCGCAGCTCCAGCCCGCCCGCGCCGTCCCCGGCGTCGAGCACGGCCCGCGCCCGCACGGTCGTGCGGTCCTGGCGTCGTCCCGCGAAGACCGGGCCCGCGCCGGGGTCGTCACGGGCCGGTCCCCGCAGCACCCACGCGCCGCCGTCGTGGTGGAGCACCTCCGCCGGGTGCCGCCCCAGGGCCACCCAGGACGGCGGGAGCACCGGGCCGGCGAGGTCCTCGGTCACGGCGGGCACGGCGGCCGGCTCCAGCGGCGCGCCCAGGCGCGGCCAGCCGTCCTCCCAGACGACCTCGGAGGCGAACGTCTCGCGGCCCAGGACGTGCCAGCCGGGGGTGCTGCCCCGCGGCCGGGTGCCCAGCCAGAGCACCGCCCACGAGGCGTCCGGACGGGCGACGAGGTCGGCGTGACCCGTGCTCTGCACCGGCGAGCCGGTGCCGCGGGCGGTGAGGAACGGGTTGCCCGGGTCGGCCTCGAAGGGTCCCGACGGTGAGGCGGAGCGGGCGACCACGGCCGCGTGGCCGCGCTCGGTGCCGCCCTCGGCGAGCAGCAGGTACCACCAGGCCCCCACCCGGTACAGGTGCGGCGCCTCGGGCACCTGGCCGCCCGTGCCCTGCCAGAGCCGCGCCGGCGGGGTGAGCAGCCGCCCGGTCGCGGGGTCGAGCACGGCCTGGACGATCCCCTCGTGCCCGCCGGGCCCGTAGGCGCACCACGTGAGGTAGCAGGTGCCGTCGTCGTCCCACGCCAGGTCGGGGTCGATGCCGGGGGCGTCGGGGATCGTGACGGGGTCCGACCACGGCCCGGCCGGGTGCCCGGCGGTGACGAGCAGCTGGCCGGGGCCGCCGGAGACGTCGGTCGTCACCAGCCAGCACCGGCCGGCGTGGTGCCGGAGCGTGGGGGCGTACACCCCGCCCGAGGTGCCCGCGCCGTCCAGCCGCAGCTGGGAGGGCCGGTCGAGGACGTGGCCGACCTGCTCCCAGGCGACGAGGTCGTCGGAGCGGAAGAGGGGGACCCCCGGCGCGTAGCCGAAGCTCGAGCAGGCCAGCCAGTAGCTGCCGT includes the following:
- a CDS encoding glycoside hydrolase family 43 protein, with translation MRLPTRPVVPGTHPDPSVCRADGSYWLACSSFGYAPGVPLFRSDDLVAWEQVGHVLDRPSQLRLDGAGTSGGVYAPTLRHHAGRCWLVTTDVSGGPGQLLVTAGHPAGPWSDPVTIPDAPGIDPDLAWDDDGTCYLTWCAYGPGGHEGIVQAVLDPATGRLLTPPARLWQGTGGQVPEAPHLYRVGAWWYLLLAEGGTERGHAAVVARSASPSGPFEADPGNPFLTARGTGSPVQSTGHADLVARPDASWAVLWLGTRPRGSTPGWHVLGRETFASEVVWEDGWPRLGAPLEPAAVPAVTEDLAGPVLPPSWVALGRHPAEVLHHDGGAWVLRGPARDDPGAGPVFAGRRQDRTTVRARAVLDAGDGAGGLELRVDPAHAVRLEVDGGLVRAVALVGTLRAVLGEATAVPGTVLELRTAPARHDQSAGPRGGPDEVVASVLGPDGPGSPVELGRLDGRYLSTEVAGGFTGRMVGVVALRGDVVVRAFSYSGDAET